The sequence below is a genomic window from Phycodurus eques isolate BA_2022a chromosome 6, UOR_Pequ_1.1, whole genome shotgun sequence.
CTTCCGTCTGTCGGCTGGCGGCGCGTCCGTATCTGCAGTGGGTGACAAAGTGTTCGCAGTTGTTCCACAGCAGACTGTAGGGGAAGCTGCCGAGCAGCGCCTCCGCCCGGCGGGCCACCTCCTCCGCCGGCAGCGCCTTGGCCCTCTTCGCCCCTCCTCCCACCGACCCGGCTCCATCCGCGCGGTTGACCAGGATTCGGGAGCCGTACGCGAAGTCCTCCAGGGTGTCCACGCGCACCGTGGCGCGCCGGCACAAACATCCGGCGATCAGCCGCCCGTTGGTCACCGCCGTGGCCAAACGCCGTCGGTCGTCGGTGAGCGCCGGTAGGAGGTCCGGGATGAGGTGCGCCACCCGATTGTCGCCCAGGTACACGCCGAAGTGGGTGAAGAGCGTGCGGGGTACCTCCAGGAGGTCGCCCCGGTGGAGAGGCGGAGGAGGCGAACCTCCGCTGGATCCCCGGGGCTGGGTGGGAAGCTCGTGCGCATGCGCAGAGCCGAAAAACAGAACTTTGAGGTTGCAGAGGAGGGAGAGTTTCTCCACTAAGAAGGCGAATAAGTTGATCATGGTGACTCTCTTTCACATTGCTTCTGAACAGCCCCTTTTATTAGGAATGAGGAGgagtagtcccccccccccccgccccatttTTTACATCCAGCCCACCAAGAGGCTTTTcatcacgtgtgtgtgtgtgtgcgtgcgtgcgtgcgtgcgtgtgtttttattgtttgttgagATTTAGCAGCACATGCACAAAAACAAGATTAAAGCATACAAGTCACGTTTAGCTTGATTCTTGCAAAAAATGTGACCTTTTTCACCAACTAAATGAAAAAGGATGTCTGCACAAGCATTCCGGAATATTCCATGGCTCTAACTGTGCCAGACCAACAAGGATGGTTATAATTTAATACATGCACAAAGGGATAACGGAAAGGGAAATTATATGTTGCAGGGTCGAACTGTGCTGTTCATAAAAGCTGAATTAACTGTGCGGGCCGTGTTTGAAGTCACATTTTTGAGCGCTATTAACTGGCCCTTGCTGAGGCCCTCTccttgttgtaaaaaaaaaaaaaaaaaagacaaagaaaaagcaaaaaaagaaataataatacaaataaaagcatACAGTTATTGATTTGAAGTTTTAGCCGTCAACCCAAACCTTAGGTCAGGagcgtcaaactcattttttgtcGCGTTCCGCATGGTCGTCacggtttccctcggagggccattatgactatgaacccatataaatctatgattgcctcatattattacatatacacaacaaattgatggataactctttttgaaatcagaagccagtaaaaaaaaaaaaaaaaaaaatatgttcaactGTTATTGCCATATATTCTAGTTTAAACTGGTTACTTACTGTGACTGTATCACTGGAAAGCAGCACATTGCTCTGCTCCTTCAGAATGAATCCAAGCAAGTTGCAtgcatatacatatactgtatttacaatacatttgtaatgtAACGTCACGACTGAGACCTTTTAGGCAGCTGAAACACAGCTGATCAGAGTGTAAGTGAAGTATTTGTAAGTAAACTGAGTCAAATATGCCATTGACCATGTTCAGGATGTATTCCCACCGACGTGATATCACGGAAGAATTCACAGTCTTGCACATCTGCACTCGCTCAAAGTGCTTTCATGTTTACGGGGTGTCACATTGCTTTCCTCGCTCATAaacgattacatttttttctcacttgatagcttttagaaaaagaaaaacatggcaAGAAATGTTTATCTTCTCTCAGAATTGTTTGAAATGGATTGATTTTGTAAATGAGTTTTGTTACTCTGAGAGACATTGAACAGAAAATGACAATCCCCTAAACAATAGCCCTAACCTTAAAATGAACTTAACCTTAACCCCTACCGTAACCATTACCACACTATCCCAAACTATACcatattttaatttcttttcagGAGATAGTTGAAACACTTGCAAATTGTCTTCCCCGCACAAACCCGTTGTTCCtacactgttttaaaatgttcgGATCTAGTTCACTTTAAAACTATACAATTCATTTATAAAGCTATATATAATCTGCTGAATTGAATTTAAAGACAAAGTACTCAAATACTGTGCAAcaatgattcccccccccccccccatctgtgGTGTGAAAATttggaacaaaataaatgtgtatctTCAACaccagtttaaaaaacaaaaaaacaaacaaaaaaagtaaaacaaaaacacttccaGAGAGGTACAAGGAAGAGGATGGGCTTGGTTAATCACCAAGCCCGGATTTACCGGTAGGTAGTTGTAGCACGACTGATATATTACTATGTTATTAAGATGATCTTTTTATTGCAAACTATAATTGTTATATGAATAAGTTATTGTTGTATAAAATTCTATTATATAAGGTATATTGTGTATTATAAATAACATCATAGTATCATCATCATTGGTGCAGGGAAAGTTAATAGTATACCATGGGtaacttcattcattcattcattcattcattcatcttccattccgcttctcctcatacgggtcgcgggcgtgctggagcctatcccagcaatcttcggggcaagaggcgggatacactctgaactggtcgccagccaatcgcagggcacattgaaacaaacagccattccgtctcacattcacacctacgggcaatttagagtccccaattcatgcatgttttttgggatgtgggaggaaaccggagtgcccggagaaaacccacgcaggcacagggagaacatgcaaactccacgcaggcggggaggcagatgtgctcaccagtcatccaccggGGCGCCGGGTAACTACATATTTGTATATAAATATGTttaatttttctcattttataagacattacaaatatttttgggggaggggaggCTGGGACAGGTTAGCGGCATTTCCCTCCATCTCAACAGGGAAAGATGATGCGCGTTTTGAATTATATGCGTGGtcaaggaatgaattaaactcgtatctcaaggtaacACTGTAACTATAACCACAACCATCCCCTAGCCCACAACTCACTGACCCTTAGACCTAACATTAACCTACAGCCCAACCTTTAACCTCAACCCTAACATAACCTCAACCTTCATATTTATGCCTGTAAAAAATGCTTGGAAAAAAAGGTCACCCGCCTCAGATTGAAACCGGCAAACAGGCATGGCATGGGGGACACCCAGTAGTCATCCTGGTTGTTGTATTCAGTGATCCGAACAAGAACAGACCGGAATGGgaatgaggatgaggagggaagatggggggaggaggaggaggagggggaggaggagggggattGGTCCAAGCTGCACTTTTCTCAAAACCGTGAAAAACATTCCTTTTGTCCAGATGAGCACAATCCTGTTTGCTTTGTACGACACGCTCATC
It includes:
- the LOC133404187 gene encoding lecithin retinol acyltransferase-like, which gives rise to MINLFAFLVEKLSLLCNLKVLFFGSAHAHELPTQPRGSSGGSPPPPLHRGDLLEVPRTLFTHFGVYLGDNRVAHLIPDLLPALTDDRRRLATAVTNGRLIAGCLCRRATVRVDTLEDFAYGSRILVNRADGAGSVGGGAKRAKALPAEEVARRAEALLGSFPYSLLWNNCEHFVTHCRYGRAASRQTEEFCECIKWVIRDRRSILVTGILGIISMLFCGMAASTTLPTILIPFTLWMAG